One genomic region from Granulimonas faecalis encodes:
- a CDS encoding Abi family protein, giving the protein MPKTLNSLMKHLRDSGISIGGSSQKRKLKNIGYYHGYKGYRFAHKASNRLPITDFSQVAALYDFDTHLKALFYPRVMSIETGLKNYTLEAVLKDSDSAYFEDIWGKSLTDYRTYSGRDYREAWGRRQRLRQEIDEIIYRYRKRDVIGHFCDSDKDIPIWAIFEVMTLGNFGTFYECLDARVKAEIAEDLSMPTNLDSELRLKEMIYVLKDFRNAIAHNGVVLDVRFQSGSISLKLFQFLKQETGVNRIDFTDVTDYVVLLVYLMRCMCFTKTECKQFIAGYEAAIEKYRAELPFNVYSKIIKTNTRGKLRALRQFVSGK; this is encoded by the coding sequence TTGCCTAAGACACTCAACTCGCTCATGAAACATCTCCGCGACAGCGGCATCTCCATCGGGGGCTCCTCACAGAAGCGCAAGCTGAAGAACATCGGATACTACCACGGATACAAGGGGTATCGTTTTGCCCACAAGGCGTCGAATCGGTTGCCAATAACCGACTTTTCCCAAGTGGCGGCCCTATACGATTTCGATACTCATCTAAAAGCGCTTTTCTATCCCCGCGTGATGTCTATCGAAACCGGGCTTAAAAACTACACGTTGGAGGCCGTGCTCAAGGACTCGGATTCCGCCTATTTTGAAGATATCTGGGGAAAGAGTCTTACCGACTATCGGACCTATTCAGGTCGGGACTACCGCGAGGCATGGGGAAGGCGCCAGCGTCTCCGCCAAGAGATTGATGAAATTATATACCGGTATAGGAAGCGAGATGTCATAGGTCATTTTTGCGACTCCGATAAGGACATTCCTATCTGGGCGATTTTTGAGGTTATGACGTTGGGAAACTTCGGCACCTTCTATGAGTGCCTCGATGCTCGCGTAAAGGCGGAGATAGCCGAAGACCTCAGCATGCCGACGAACCTCGATTCGGAGCTGCGTCTTAAAGAGATGATTTATGTACTTAAGGATTTTCGAAACGCAATCGCCCACAACGGGGTGGTTCTTGACGTGCGTTTCCAGTCCGGATCTATCAGCTTGAAACTATTTCAGTTTCTCAAACAAGAGACAGGCGTAAACAGGATCGATTTTACCGATGTGACCGACTATGTCGTCCTGCTGGTTTATCTCATGCGGTGCATGTGCTTCACCAAAACGGAGTGCAAGCAGTTCATTGCGGGGTATGAGGCGGCAATTGAGAAGTATCGTGCCGAGT